One stretch of Oncorhynchus keta strain PuntledgeMale-10-30-2019 chromosome 18, Oket_V2, whole genome shotgun sequence DNA includes these proteins:
- the LOC118397123 gene encoding transcription factor RelB isoform X3, whose translation MAAPHPTRGVSHSGSNRRGRGSSGSGTSRGPAGPSRQAQTDTDLLEQILERPTLAVVEQPKERGMRFRYECEGRSAGSILGASSGDSNKTLPSIELQGPIQNIKKVMVTVSLVTKDYPYRPHPHCLVGKDCADGTGICVVCFNPHSNRRHSFANLGIQCVRRKELDASLEKRRNQKIDPFKTGHSKSIEDMDMNVVRLCFQCELEWVDGKRDFLNPIVSNPVYDKKATTTSELKINRLNIVKGPCTGKTEIYMLCDKVQKDDIEIIFKRGSWEAKAEFAQTDVHRQIAIVFKTPSYREQDVGEEVEVKVFLRRLSDHMDSDPVTFTYQPNNTDPYEVKRKRKIKTDISFTERSCVAAQNVAAAESQPLEPFTFTPADNWLVPEELHPPTQSGASTMGEIHYSDTQEDSFLNECISPEDISVLSLLLEPLFHDPALLGFGQGVNSLFVPGGMDMNFNPNQCESGQDLGYYNDQQFNQLVNENQASLMQPFPLSLPGSAPQGQCDNEGCDLVPVKTEGDL comes from the exons ATGGCAGCACCTCACCCCACTCGTGGGGTCTCTCATTCGGGCTCAAACCGACGAGGACGGGGATCCTCTGGTTCAGGGACTTCCAGGGGGCCAGCGGGTCCCTCTCGACAGGCCCAGACAGACACTGATCTGCTGGAGCAGATCCTGGAGAGGCCCACCCTGGCTGTGGTGGAGCAGCCCAAGGAGAGAGGCATGAGGTTCCGCTATGAGTGTGAGGGCCGCTCGGCCGGGAGCATCCTAGGGGCCTCCAGTGGGGACTCCAACAAGACCCTGCCTTCTATAGAG CTCCAGGGTCCCATTCAGAACATAAAAAAAGTGATGGTCACTGTTTCCCTGGTGACCAAAGACTACCCGTACCGCCCACACCCCCACTGCCTTGTGGGTAAAGACTGTGCGGATGGTACCGGAATCTGTGTCGTCTGCTTTAACCCCCACAGCAACCGACGTCACAG TTTCGCTAACCTGGGCATCCAGTGTGTCAGGCGGAAGGAGCTGGATGCCTCTCTAGAGAAGAGACGGAATCAGAAGATCGACCCCTTTAAAA cGGGCCACTCTAAAAGCATCGAGGACATGGACATGAACGTGGTGCGGCTGTGTTTCCAGTGTGAGCTGGAGTGGGTGGATGGAAAGAGGGACTTTCTGAACCCCATAGTGTCCAACCCCGTCTATGACAAGA AGGCGACGACCACATCTGAGTTGAAGATCAACCGTCTGAACATTGTTAAAGGGCCATGCACCGGCAAGACTGAGATCTACATGCTCTGCGACAAAGTCCAGAAAG ACGACATAGAGATCATCTTCAAGAGGGGGTCTTGGGAGGCCAAGGCGGAGTTTGCCCAGACAGACGTCCACCGGCAGATCGCTATCGTGTTCAAGACCCCGTCCTACCGGGAACAGGACGTGGGGGAGGAAGTGGAAGTAAAAGTCTTCCTGCGCCGTCTCTCTGACCACATGGACAGTGACCCCGTCACGTTTACCTACCAGCCCAACAACACAG ATCCCTATGAGGTGAAGCGGAAGAGAAAGATAAAGACGGACATCAGCTTCACAGAGAGATCCTGTGTGGCAG CTCAGAATGTGGCTGCAGCAGAATCGCAGCCACTCGAGCCATTCACCTTCACCCCAGCAGATAACTGGCTGGTCCCAGAGGAGTTGCATCCTCCTACCCAGTCTGGGGCCTCCACCATGGGGGAGATCCACTACAGTGACACCCAGGAGGACAGCTTCTTGAATGAGTGCATAAGCCCAGAGGACAtcagtgttctctctctacttctgGAGCCTCTGTTCCATGACCCTGCCCTCCTTGGCTTTGGCCAGGGGGTCAACTCCCTCTTTGTCCCAGGTGGCATGGACATGAACTTTAACCCCAACCAGTGTGAGTCTGGGCAGGACTTGGGCTACTATAACGACCAGCAGTTCAACCAGCTAGTCAACGAGAATCAGGCCTCTCTGATGCAGCCCTTCCCACTGTCACTCCCCGGCTCTGCCCCTCAGGGTCAGTGTGATAACGAGGGGTGTGATTTGGTCCCggtgaagacagagggggacCTATGA
- the LOC118397123 gene encoding transcription factor RelB isoform X1: MTYTPAPFAGFSSHSLYFLDIIQEVISADREFPCHVQSGFCLPGPPHPPVDSDLQAQNHRVMPRQTPSSTPPVLVPRGTTSRAPCFFPQPQHPSSTRDMAAPHPTRGVSHSGSNRRGRGSSGSGTSRGPAGPSRQAQTDTDLLEQILERPTLAVVEQPKERGMRFRYECEGRSAGSILGASSGDSNKTLPSIELQGPIQNIKKVMVTVSLVTKDYPYRPHPHCLVGKDCADGTGICVVCFNPHSNRRHSFANLGIQCVRRKELDASLEKRRNQKIDPFKTGHSKSIEDMDMNVVRLCFQCELEWVDGKRDFLNPIVSNPVYDKKATTTSELKINRLNIVKGPCTGKTEIYMLCDKVQKDDIEIIFKRGSWEAKAEFAQTDVHRQIAIVFKTPSYREQDVGEEVEVKVFLRRLSDHMDSDPVTFTYQPNNTDPYEVKRKRKIKTDISFTERSCVAAQNVAAAESQPLEPFTFTPADNWLVPEELHPPTQSGASTMGEIHYSDTQEDSFLNECISPEDISVLSLLLEPLFHDPALLGFGQGVNSLFVPGGMDMNFNPNQCESGQDLGYYNDQQFNQLVNENQASLMQPFPLSLPGSAPQGQCDNEGCDLVPVKTEGDL, translated from the exons ATGACCTACACACCAGCTCCCTTTGCAGGCTTCTCATCCCACTCCCTCTACTTTTTAGACATCATTCAGGAGGTGATCTCTGCAGACCGGGAGTTTCCCTGTCATGTCCAGTCTGGTTTCTgcctccctggacctcctcatcCCCCCGTAGACTCTGACCTCCAGGCCCAGAACCACAGGGTCATGCCCAGGCAGACACCCTCCTCAACGCCCCCAGTACTTGTGCCAAGGGGCACAACCTCCAGG GCACCCTGCTTCTTCCCTCAGCCCCAGcacccctctagcaccagagaTATGGCAGCACCTCACCCCACTCGTGGGGTCTCTCATTCGGGCTCAAACCGACGAGGACGGGGATCCTCTGGTTCAGGGACTTCCAGGGGGCCAGCGGGTCCCTCTCGACAGGCCCAGACAGACACTGATCTGCTGGAGCAGATCCTGGAGAGGCCCACCCTGGCTGTGGTGGAGCAGCCCAAGGAGAGAGGCATGAGGTTCCGCTATGAGTGTGAGGGCCGCTCGGCCGGGAGCATCCTAGGGGCCTCCAGTGGGGACTCCAACAAGACCCTGCCTTCTATAGAG CTCCAGGGTCCCATTCAGAACATAAAAAAAGTGATGGTCACTGTTTCCCTGGTGACCAAAGACTACCCGTACCGCCCACACCCCCACTGCCTTGTGGGTAAAGACTGTGCGGATGGTACCGGAATCTGTGTCGTCTGCTTTAACCCCCACAGCAACCGACGTCACAG TTTCGCTAACCTGGGCATCCAGTGTGTCAGGCGGAAGGAGCTGGATGCCTCTCTAGAGAAGAGACGGAATCAGAAGATCGACCCCTTTAAAA cGGGCCACTCTAAAAGCATCGAGGACATGGACATGAACGTGGTGCGGCTGTGTTTCCAGTGTGAGCTGGAGTGGGTGGATGGAAAGAGGGACTTTCTGAACCCCATAGTGTCCAACCCCGTCTATGACAAGA AGGCGACGACCACATCTGAGTTGAAGATCAACCGTCTGAACATTGTTAAAGGGCCATGCACCGGCAAGACTGAGATCTACATGCTCTGCGACAAAGTCCAGAAAG ACGACATAGAGATCATCTTCAAGAGGGGGTCTTGGGAGGCCAAGGCGGAGTTTGCCCAGACAGACGTCCACCGGCAGATCGCTATCGTGTTCAAGACCCCGTCCTACCGGGAACAGGACGTGGGGGAGGAAGTGGAAGTAAAAGTCTTCCTGCGCCGTCTCTCTGACCACATGGACAGTGACCCCGTCACGTTTACCTACCAGCCCAACAACACAG ATCCCTATGAGGTGAAGCGGAAGAGAAAGATAAAGACGGACATCAGCTTCACAGAGAGATCCTGTGTGGCAG CTCAGAATGTGGCTGCAGCAGAATCGCAGCCACTCGAGCCATTCACCTTCACCCCAGCAGATAACTGGCTGGTCCCAGAGGAGTTGCATCCTCCTACCCAGTCTGGGGCCTCCACCATGGGGGAGATCCACTACAGTGACACCCAGGAGGACAGCTTCTTGAATGAGTGCATAAGCCCAGAGGACAtcagtgttctctctctacttctgGAGCCTCTGTTCCATGACCCTGCCCTCCTTGGCTTTGGCCAGGGGGTCAACTCCCTCTTTGTCCCAGGTGGCATGGACATGAACTTTAACCCCAACCAGTGTGAGTCTGGGCAGGACTTGGGCTACTATAACGACCAGCAGTTCAACCAGCTAGTCAACGAGAATCAGGCCTCTCTGATGCAGCCCTTCCCACTGTCACTCCCCGGCTCTGCCCCTCAGGGTCAGTGTGATAACGAGGGGTGTGATTTGGTCCCggtgaagacagagggggacCTATGA
- the LOC118397123 gene encoding transcription factor RelB isoform X2: MPRQTPSSTPPVLVPRGTTSRAPCFFPQPQHPSSTRDMAAPHPTRGVSHSGSNRRGRGSSGSGTSRGPAGPSRQAQTDTDLLEQILERPTLAVVEQPKERGMRFRYECEGRSAGSILGASSGDSNKTLPSIELQGPIQNIKKVMVTVSLVTKDYPYRPHPHCLVGKDCADGTGICVVCFNPHSNRRHSFANLGIQCVRRKELDASLEKRRNQKIDPFKTGHSKSIEDMDMNVVRLCFQCELEWVDGKRDFLNPIVSNPVYDKKATTTSELKINRLNIVKGPCTGKTEIYMLCDKVQKDDIEIIFKRGSWEAKAEFAQTDVHRQIAIVFKTPSYREQDVGEEVEVKVFLRRLSDHMDSDPVTFTYQPNNTDPYEVKRKRKIKTDISFTERSCVAAQNVAAAESQPLEPFTFTPADNWLVPEELHPPTQSGASTMGEIHYSDTQEDSFLNECISPEDISVLSLLLEPLFHDPALLGFGQGVNSLFVPGGMDMNFNPNQCESGQDLGYYNDQQFNQLVNENQASLMQPFPLSLPGSAPQGQCDNEGCDLVPVKTEGDL; encoded by the exons ATGCCCAGGCAGACACCCTCCTCAACGCCCCCAGTACTTGTGCCAAGGGGCACAACCTCCAGG GCACCCTGCTTCTTCCCTCAGCCCCAGcacccctctagcaccagagaTATGGCAGCACCTCACCCCACTCGTGGGGTCTCTCATTCGGGCTCAAACCGACGAGGACGGGGATCCTCTGGTTCAGGGACTTCCAGGGGGCCAGCGGGTCCCTCTCGACAGGCCCAGACAGACACTGATCTGCTGGAGCAGATCCTGGAGAGGCCCACCCTGGCTGTGGTGGAGCAGCCCAAGGAGAGAGGCATGAGGTTCCGCTATGAGTGTGAGGGCCGCTCGGCCGGGAGCATCCTAGGGGCCTCCAGTGGGGACTCCAACAAGACCCTGCCTTCTATAGAG CTCCAGGGTCCCATTCAGAACATAAAAAAAGTGATGGTCACTGTTTCCCTGGTGACCAAAGACTACCCGTACCGCCCACACCCCCACTGCCTTGTGGGTAAAGACTGTGCGGATGGTACCGGAATCTGTGTCGTCTGCTTTAACCCCCACAGCAACCGACGTCACAG TTTCGCTAACCTGGGCATCCAGTGTGTCAGGCGGAAGGAGCTGGATGCCTCTCTAGAGAAGAGACGGAATCAGAAGATCGACCCCTTTAAAA cGGGCCACTCTAAAAGCATCGAGGACATGGACATGAACGTGGTGCGGCTGTGTTTCCAGTGTGAGCTGGAGTGGGTGGATGGAAAGAGGGACTTTCTGAACCCCATAGTGTCCAACCCCGTCTATGACAAGA AGGCGACGACCACATCTGAGTTGAAGATCAACCGTCTGAACATTGTTAAAGGGCCATGCACCGGCAAGACTGAGATCTACATGCTCTGCGACAAAGTCCAGAAAG ACGACATAGAGATCATCTTCAAGAGGGGGTCTTGGGAGGCCAAGGCGGAGTTTGCCCAGACAGACGTCCACCGGCAGATCGCTATCGTGTTCAAGACCCCGTCCTACCGGGAACAGGACGTGGGGGAGGAAGTGGAAGTAAAAGTCTTCCTGCGCCGTCTCTCTGACCACATGGACAGTGACCCCGTCACGTTTACCTACCAGCCCAACAACACAG ATCCCTATGAGGTGAAGCGGAAGAGAAAGATAAAGACGGACATCAGCTTCACAGAGAGATCCTGTGTGGCAG CTCAGAATGTGGCTGCAGCAGAATCGCAGCCACTCGAGCCATTCACCTTCACCCCAGCAGATAACTGGCTGGTCCCAGAGGAGTTGCATCCTCCTACCCAGTCTGGGGCCTCCACCATGGGGGAGATCCACTACAGTGACACCCAGGAGGACAGCTTCTTGAATGAGTGCATAAGCCCAGAGGACAtcagtgttctctctctacttctgGAGCCTCTGTTCCATGACCCTGCCCTCCTTGGCTTTGGCCAGGGGGTCAACTCCCTCTTTGTCCCAGGTGGCATGGACATGAACTTTAACCCCAACCAGTGTGAGTCTGGGCAGGACTTGGGCTACTATAACGACCAGCAGTTCAACCAGCTAGTCAACGAGAATCAGGCCTCTCTGATGCAGCCCTTCCCACTGTCACTCCCCGGCTCTGCCCCTCAGGGTCAGTGTGATAACGAGGGGTGTGATTTGGTCCCggtgaagacagagggggacCTATGA